DNA from Peromyscus leucopus breed LL Stock chromosome 3, UCI_PerLeu_2.1, whole genome shotgun sequence:
GCCTTGCGTGCACGGCTCCACCCGACGTGTCCGCAGACGGCCCTGCCCCCTCCGATCTCCAGACGCTCGCTCGTGCCCCTCCAGCCACTCCAGAGCCTTCCCGCCAAAGCCCCGTCCAATCAGAGAGTGCTAGCCCTGCAAATCGAACCCGCATCCAATCATAGGTGGGACGTGGGGCCTAGTCCCGCCCCCTGAGGCGCGCTGGGCCAATGAGCTCCCACGTATCCGCATCCGCATCCGGCCTGGACCGTTGAGCGCGCAGACAAGAGGCTGGCGAGAGGCGGTTGAGGACCGGTGCTGAGGAACGGCTGAGCCGGCGGCTGAGCTGGTCTGCGGAGTTCAGGATGGTGAGAGGGGGCCCGGGCCGGGGCAGCGGGGCCCAGGCCGAGGCGGCGGGGCCTCTGAGGGTGGGCCGGCCCCACGGCACGGAGACCGCCGGCCCCTCGGAGTCTGGGGCTTCCTCACAGCCCAGGCTCCTGCGAGGGCGAGCCAAGACATAGCATAGCAGCCCGGAGGCCGCAGGCTCCTCCTGGCTCCTCACAACGCGAGTGCGAGCCAGTGCGAGCCAGTGCGAGCCAGATGCGCCGCGCCCCAGCTCACTGTGAAGATCCAGGATGGTGGGATCAGGTTCCCGTCTGGAGTCCCAGCCTCCTAAGACttcagtctcagaaaaaaaaaaaaaaaaaaaaaaatacaaccaaagATTGGTTTGGGGAgagggattttgttttgtgttctggtACCAGTGCCCTTGACTGAGAGGACAACTGCGGCATTCGTTCCGGAATATTCTAGAAGCTACCAAGCTTTCTGGCCTAGTGTTTGCCATAGGAAAGTGAAAGTTACTGAGCCCAAAGAGCCGTTGTTTGGAATTTTAAGACAGTCTCCTAGCCCGTGTTGTGGTGGTCTTGAGCTGTTGTCTGTCGAAAGATGCCCTTGACCTGGTAGGCCCGCCCTCTGCCTCCTCCGTGTGGGGTCGCCAGAGTTTGCCACCAGCTTCACCCAGTTTCCCAAAGAACTTGTTGGTTTGTGGCGACGGCTGTTTTTTATGTTCTGTGGTTCCGTAGGATAGTTTGTTCACATTGGAAAGTAAATCTgaggtgtgtgctgtggcatgcctAATCTCTAGTGCTAggtgggctgaggcaggaagatgagattTCAAGACTAGTCTGAGCAAATTTGAGGCCGGCTACAAGaactaatgaaaaaataaataaaactaagaactaagcattttttttcctttgattgaaATTGTGCGTGTATGCCTGTGAGAGGTATGTGTTCGTGAGTGCAGTctcccagagaggccagaagagggcattgaagaccccggagctggagtcataggcagttgtgagcctgggaaccaaactctggtcctctgccagGGAGTGCcctctgggggttggggatttagctcagtggcagagtccGGGGatttagcaagcacaaggtcctgtgTTATCAGTGAAATTATGCTCCATAACCCATGATTTACAAAAAAACTATTTTCTCAATAAGTTTATATCCACATTTATAGCTATCCTGGTTCACGTTTGGCCATGGGCCATAGGTAGGATGCTCCTGATGTAGAGTATGCCATGTGACATCTTGCAAATTTCATTTGATCTCTAGATATTTGTGGGGATAACTTGTTTAAAACTGAACAAGTAGTTGCTAAGTGAAGTTAGGTCCTGTAGTTATAAATGGTATCCATTTATAACTGTTAGTTGGGTAGAATCAAACATACAATTTATAAATGAGGAACTAAAGAAATCTGTAAGTTAgatgatggtggcacatacttataatcctAGTATCTGtatgctgaggcagaaagatttcagttcccaggccagcctgggctatatagccaGTTCTggccttaaattttttaaataaaggggaaaaaattagATGGTGTTGTAGAGAActtaggatgtgttacatttgtttatgctatggaacatttaataaagcaaagatgtgttgcattcttttatattgcatttgttttaactctgtgaagctgtgttactgtgcctgtctaaaacacctgatggccattcagctctttactagaccaatagctaggcaggcagagaggataaatgtaaggagaaatctgggaggaaaagcaggaaagagagaggaaggaaggctaGGGGCCAggcagccacagagtaagagtgaaagtaagatttacagaagtaagaaaaggaaaaagcccagaggcaaaaggtaggcgGGATAAATTAAgagaagctggcaagaaacagcCAAGCtaaaggctgggcatttataattaagaataagcctctgtggtctatttgggagctaggtggtggcctcccaaaagagcaaagactaAAAGAGTGTAAAAACTAACAACTACAGGATAGTGCAGTATCTCAATACTTAACAATGTCTGGAAGTGTATGTTCCTAGACCTGAAAGGAAGAGTGATTGCTCTAAGGATGGTATCTCTGTGAAGAATATTAACAAAGGAGTTATGAAGCCATAGGGATGGCAATGCTCAGATGTTGTGAACATGAGTCAACTTCCTGGTACTCGGAATGGGATGAAGAGTGATTAAAAAGGGTTAACCTAGATGGGCAAATAGAAGACAGTGCCTGCCCAGGCTGGGTGATCTGGGACCCGTTGTTTTTCCTTACTGGACTATATCTTATCCTTTAGTTGGGTCACAGTTAAAACCTGATAGATTTTTAGGGAGTTACTGTGACTCTCCCTAATGAGCTAATTGTTGACATTGCATGGTTTTCCAGGTCTTGAGCATGTTTTTGAAGAGTGAGAAACATTTATGCCTGGGGCTAACTGCTACTTAATAGTATGGTTAGCCTGGTGTGATTGTTTTCATCTGTTagcctagcacttgagaggctgaggcaagaggattgccactagtttgaggccagccagggtcaatgaaaatgaaactaCATGTCAAAATAGGACAAGTTTAGAGCAGACCACACTGTTTGatctgtgtgtaagtgtgtgtgtgtgtttgtcttgggATAGGGTTGGACTTGAACTCTACTTAAGTAATCTTTCCTTCTGGGTAGTGGGATTATGGGCCTGTGCAAGCATACCTGGTGGTGCTCAGTTttcttgggtttgtttggttgtgtgtgtgtgtgtgtgtgtgtgttttgtttagttttgtgattcatttatttttattttatttgcattggtgttgtgcctacatgtatgtgagggtgtcggatcttagagttacagatagttgtgagctgccatgtaggtgctgggaattgaacccagtcctctggaagagcagtccacagtgctcttaaccactgagccatttctccagccccagcagtcAGTTTTAATAGCAATAAAAGGAGTGCCTGAGCTTCATTGTGAATAAAGTTTGGAAATAGACACTGTGGCACTACATAAAATTATGCTGGTATGTCCATTTCCGTTGAATGAATGTCATGTCTGTTCTGGATTCCAGCGAGAGTGTATCTCTATCCACGTGGGGCAGGCAGGTGTCCAGATTGGCAATGCCTGCTGGGAACTGTACTGCCTTGAACATGGTATTCAGCCTGACGGGCAGATGCCAAGCGACAAAACCATTGGTGGCGGGGACGATTCATTCAACACATTCTTCAGTGAAACCGGAGCTGGCAAGCACGTGCCCAGAGCAGTGTTTGTGGACCTGGAGCCCACTGTGGTCGGTAGGTGCCTGGGCTCTGGGTGGAGGCTCTCCTGGGAGAGTGGGAGTGTTAGGAAAAGCCACTGAAATCTCTGCAGAGTAGACAAGCTATACAAGCGTGTGCTTGTGACTGTTGGGTGAGAAACTGAAAGGGTTGTACGTGGTTTATGTATAACAAAAACTAGGAGACACTGTTGACACACGTGTACAGTGGAATTGAATGTCCTTTGCCCGAAAGACTCACAGGATATATGGTCTCTCTAGATGAAGTGCGTACCGGAACCTACAGGCAACTTTTCCACCCAGAGCAGCTGATTACTGGGAAGGAGGATGCGGCCAATAATTATGCCAGAGGTCATTACACCATTGGCAAGGAGATTGTCGACCTGGTTCTGGACCGGATCCGAAAACTAGTAAGAGGACTGCAGAGGAGGCTTCATGTGGTTGTCTTGGTCCAGAGAGTCGGCATAGGTGGTGGGGGTGTCATtgtcttgctgtgataaaacactatgaccaatgcatctgggggaagaaagggtttatttggcttacacttccacattgctgttcatcaaaggaagtgagggcaggaacaggaacctggaggtaggcgctaatcagaggccatggagggtgctgcttactggcttgctcagcctgcttttttataaacCCCAGacctaccagcccagggatagcaccacccacaatggtatGGGCCCTCCCTAGTCAGTAAGAAAATGTCCTAAAGACTTGCCTGTAGCCTTATCTtatgaaggtattttcttaattgaggctccctgcTCTCAGACAACTTTATCtcatgtcaaattgacataaaactatcaaaCCCAGTCATTTTTGACAAATCTGTTACAATGAGGAATCTATAAGGAGTTTAACAAAATACCTTACTAAACAGCCTCGGCTGAGATGCATTCATAGGCCATTATGTCAAAGTGCAGTGTGCATGTTGTAGACAGTTTGAATTGGCATCAGTTTACAGAAATGGAAGTCTTGAATGTGGGGCTTGGAGGTTGGGGGCGTGGCTTTGTAGGCACCGGCTTACATCCTCTGATTTTTCAACAGGCAGATCTGTGCACAGGACTGCAGGGCTTCCTCATCTTCCACAGCTTTGGAGGTGGCACAGGGTCTGGGTTTGCATCTCTACTTATGGAACGGCTTTCAGTGGACTATGGCAAGAAGTCCAAGCTGGAATTTGCCATTTACCCAGCCCCCCAGGTTTCCACAGCCGTTGTGGAGCCCTACAACTCCATCTTGACCACACACACAACTCTGGAACACTCTGATTGTGCTTTCATGGTGGATAATGAAGCCATCTATGACATCTGTCGGCGCAACCTGGATATTGAACGTCCCACATATACCAACCTCAATCGACTGATTGGGCAGATCGTGTCATCCATCACAGCCTCCCTGAGGTTTGATGGAGCCCTGAATGTGGACTTAACAGAATTCCAGACCAACCTGGTGCCATACCCTCGCATCCACTTCCCACTGGCAACCTATGCCCCAGTCATCTCAGCTGAGAAGGCATACCATGAGCAGCTGTCAGTGGCAGAGATCACCAATGCTTGCTTCGAGCCAGCCAATCAGATGGTCAAGTGTGACCCTCGCCATGGCAAATACATGGCCTGCTGCATGTTGTACAGGGGGGATGTGGTCCCAAAAGATGTCAATGCAGCTATTGCTACCATCAAGACGAAGCGCACTATCCAATTTGTGGATTGGTGCCCAACTGGATTTAAGGTAGGATTGGGGACTGTGACAGTTATATCTGCCGGCAAgcaacagctcctgcctcagggccaTAGTTTTGGGCAAGAATTCCCCTTTCCATGTCAGGCTCCAAAGAAAGCGTGTATAGTAAGTAAAGTTGCTAAGGGACTTAATACCTTTCCAAGTGATACTGGGAACTCTTTCTTACAACCACCAACTACCAAATCttaattcttgtttgtttgtttgttcgttcgttTTTGGTTtgagttggttggttggttttctgaaacagggttctctgtgtaaccgtggctatcctagaactcactgtgtggaccaggctggcctcgaactcagagatccacctgcctctgcttctcaagtgctgggattaaagacttgtaccaccacctggccccaaTCCTTGTTTCTTAAACCATCAATTACCAAACCCTAAGCAGATGAATTTTTCTCTATCAGTGAGACGCtaagaagaaaaagacatcaaGGGAGGGAGTGTCTGTTGACAGGTGCTTGGAATGCTGTGCCTTGCCCAGGCTCCTCCCAGCTGACCCTGTGCTTCTGCAGTgaagtatagatgtaaccaaccgtcttattaaaataaaaaacacagaaccaatgtaaaagagaaagccgagaggtcagagctaaaatcttacctcctgcagtgctcctagcttcccgaaagagagctacttcctatgtgtctgtctttaaatagtctttctgttctgccttctcattggttgtaaacccaaacacatgactgcctcatcactgcctataagtaccaccctccaggtcttaaaggcgtatgtctccaatgctggctgtatccctgaacacacagagatctacctagctcttctaccaagtgctgagattaaaggcgtgcaccaccaccaccaccaccaccaccacgctcttgctatggctctaatagctctgacccccgggcaactttatttattaacatacaatgaaaatcacatttcagtacaattagaataccaccatagtgAAGAGCTGCCTGTGGGGAAGTATAAGTTAGGAGTTGGCTGTCCCTACAGAAAGTCTGCCACACCACATGCCCCCTCTTAGTCCCTTTGCCCCTTTGTCAGCATCAGTGTGGCTTATCACACAGTCTTCTACAACCATTGCTGGTCTACACTAGTTTCCATGTTTAAAAATAGAGTTTTagagccggccggtggtggcgcacgcctttaatcccagcactcggagcagagcaggtggatctctgtgagttcgagcagctggctaccaagtgagttccaggaaaggcgcaaagctacacagagaaaccctgtctcgaaaaaaccaaaaaaaaaaaaaaaatagagttttaGCTGGACATTCATGgttggcacatgcctctaatcccagcattagagtgagttcaagatcatccttggccacatagtCTGCAGCCAGCTTGggattttcaaataatttttagagcctttaaattataaaaaaactaacaaaatattta
Protein-coding regions in this window:
- the LOC114708793 gene encoding tubulin alpha-3 chain is translated as MRECISIHVGQAGVQIGNACWELYCLEHGIQPDGQMPSDKTIGGGDDSFNTFFSETGAGKHVPRAVFVDLEPTVVDEVRTGTYRQLFHPEQLITGKEDAANNYARGHYTIGKEIVDLVLDRIRKLADLCTGLQGFLIFHSFGGGTGSGFASLLMERLSVDYGKKSKLEFAIYPAPQVSTAVVEPYNSILTTHTTLEHSDCAFMVDNEAIYDICRRNLDIERPTYTNLNRLIGQIVSSITASLRFDGALNVDLTEFQTNLVPYPRIHFPLATYAPVISAEKAYHEQLSVAEITNACFEPANQMVKCDPRHGKYMACCMLYRGDVVPKDVNAAIATIKTKRTIQFVDWCPTGFKVGINYQPPTVVPGGDLAKVQRAVCMLSNTTAIAEAWARLDHKFDLMYAKRAFVHWYVGEGMEEGEFSEAREDLAALEKDYEEVGVDSVEAEAEEGEEY